The Trypanosoma brucei gambiense DAL972 chromosome 10, complete sequence genome has a segment encoding these proteins:
- a CDS encoding kinetoplast DNA-associated protein, putative, with translation MLRVSRLSLAIGTYSLFMKEQKNNPALKGLPVAKRGQATAKLYRELSVTEREELAKRAKAAPSATRKKSVPKTKGKEKVTGGGGKRKASEYTEFVKSNISKYSNLPQRERMTAVAKLWKQQKQMRSK, from the coding sequence ATGCTTCGTGTTTCTCGATTATCCCTTGCCATTGGCACGTACAGCCTGTTCATGAAGGAGCAAAAGAATAATCCCGCATTGAAGGGACTCCCCGTAGCAAAGCGGGGTCAGGCAACGGCTAAGTTATATCGAGAGCTTTCTGTCACTGAGCGTGAGGAATTGGCAAAGCGTGCCAAAGCTGCTCCGTCTGCAACGAGGAAAAAATCGGTaccgaaaacaaaaggtaaagagAAGGTTACAGGAGGGGGAGGCAAACGTAAGGCATCGGAGTACACCGAATTTGTGAAGTCCAACATATCCAAATACAGTAATCTTCCACAACGGGAGCGCATGACTGCCGTAGCAAAGCTGTGgaaacagcagaaacaaaTGCGAAGTAAGTGA
- a CDS encoding kinetoplast DNA-associated protein, putative, whose protein sequence is MVLVVSLTIETELVTALDTKRVTGN, encoded by the coding sequence ATGGTGTTGGTCGTTTCCCTAACAATAGAAACTGAGCTTGTCACAGCACTTGATACGAAGCGTGTTACAGGTAACTGA